Genomic DNA from Haloarcula marina:
AAATCGGCCGCCGAATCGCTGTTCGACGACCTCGAAGCACTCGCCTACGAGGGCGGCGTCTCGGACGTCGAACGCGTCCTCGAAGTCGGTCGGCCCACCCAGACCATCGTCGACTACGCCGACGACGAGGACAACGATATCGACCAAATCGTGATGGGCAGTCACGGCCGGTCGGGCGTGTCCCGAATCCTGCTGGGGAGCGTCGCCGAGACGGTCGTCCGGCGGGCGTCGATTCCGGTCACCGTCGTCCGCTGACGCGCGTTC
This window encodes:
- a CDS encoding universal stress protein → MAPRILVPVDRSDQARTACEFVVDNHPDATLVLLHVINPAEAGYSAQASVPSFSEEWYEQKKSAAESLFDDLEALAYEGGVSDVERVLEVGRPTQTIVDYADDEDNDIDQIVMGSHGRSGVSRILLGSVAETVVRRASIPVTVVR